The window ttctttattaaaaaaaaatagaaatggaattgaactttcaaaacaattatgagttctcatcttcatcttcatcgtctTCCAAGAAAGGCCGATTCAGCAGCACAAATGGCAGGAATTCGAGTAGAAACAAGTTTGTCGGGGTTAGACAGCGGCCCTCCGGCAAATGGGTGGCGGAAATCAAAAACACCACTCAGAAAATCCGGATGTGGCTAGGGACTTTCGACACGGCGGAGGAAGCCGCCAGAGCCTACGATGAGGCGGCGTATTTACTCCGGGGAGCCAACGCCAGAACCAATTTCATCCATCATGTGCCGATCAATTCTGCTCTCTCTCTCAAAATCCGAAACTTGCTTAATCACAAGAAATGCCTTCGACAAAACGCCACCGCCAAAaacaccaccacaaccaccacccaaaCAAGTACTCCGGTGACCCCGCGACGTGATTCAGTGAGTTGTACGGTACAAGTCAACAATGCAAAGAAGGAAAATTTCTCATCTGGGTATCAAGGAATTGAGGTGTTTGATGATGGGTATAAGCCAGATTTGACGAATTGCACTGGGAGTGTCGAGATCGGCGATTCAGGTGGAGGTTTTTATTATGGATTACAGTCTGATTTGCCATTCACCACTGGGAATGCATTCGAAGGGTTTAATATAGGGCCAATTTCGAAAAAGAGTGATGAAGATGGCGAAAGTACGAGTGATTTCGAGAGGATGAAGGTGGAGAGACAGATATCGGCATCATTGTACGCCATGAATGGGGTGAATGAGTACTGGGATAATGTTCTTCATGATTGCGGCGATGGTGGTTCGTATTGGGATCTACCATTGTTGTCTCAGATGTTCTGCCCAATCACTTAGAGCTTTTAGAGAAACAATTGCGATTCTTAATAGGTTTATTACTTGGAAAGATTAATGATATGAGTACAAGTATGTTTCCTAGAAATCGATTTCGGTTGGTTGAAATTCGAATCATTTTAAATCGATGCACGAAATATTGGTTTGTAAGACTTCTATTTGTTTGTCTTTTCTGACCAGAACAATAGAAATCAATATGAAAGAACtatttttatgtttattatttGGATTTTGTAAAAAACAAAAGTCCAATCTATTTTGGGATAGTTATAAGAGAATCACCAATGATTTGTTTTGCCTTTTGACAGAAGAACCGCTATATTGATGTTGACGTTTTAACTATGTCGTTTTTTCTAGTCAAAGTAGGTTTATTAGATTCATTTAATCTGATAAGGTTTTTGTTATGTACAAATCACTTCCCTTTAGAAAGGAGAATTACAAGCAAGAAGGTTGAGCCACCTATGCGACAATAACTAACAAGAGTCAAGGTTAATAAGTGTGATTGTTTATGCGATCCTCAAACATGTGTTTGTTGAAATGTTTGATAGGAAGTGGTTTCTTAAACAACGATCAGAGATTACGAAAACAGGAGTCTCTCGGATTGCGATGCGGGAGCGGATCAATTGATCGTTTATTTCACCGGTTGGGGTGATAATCACGTATTAGAAAATCTTCACGAATCACAGGCTAAGTTTCTCTTATTTTTACCTTTGATTAGTCACTTTTGTGTCTCGTTCAAGAATCTTAAATTGTCTCTAATGAAATGACAGTTATAAAATCGTCATTACACTGCACCTAATGGCAGTTACAAAATTGTTTTGTTGCTGTGTCGGACCCCTAGTCGTGTCCGGGTCAAATATTTTGAACATCTCACGCTCATACACAAAACAACTATGATATGTTCAATATATCTTGGTGGTACATGACAAACAACTCATACTTCTCAAAAACATGTTGTATGATATGTTCTATATATCTTTGGTTGTACATGACAAAAACGTGTTTTTTAGGTCGTAAACGGTCCTTAACCGACCTCGAGTCCCCTTCATCATCGGAATCCCCAACGAAAGGTGACAAATTTGCAACATTGAACGTCGTAGACACATTGTAATGACCCAGTATTTCGATCTTGTACACATTGTGAGTGGTGGAACCCTTAGGGCCAGGGGAGGCCATAGCCCCCCGTTTTTCACCAAATATATGTTTGTAATCATTGGTTTTTTCTTCTTGTTTCACCATAGATGACCCGGAATGGTTGTAATAAAGCCTACTGCCTAGGAAAAAGGGTCAGGAAGGCATAGTTTTTGGAAGGATTCTTTACAATGAACAATCAAGATGTAGAGACACAAAGAATGAATATAAACTATGAACAGGTAAGACTGAAATAAAGTCATTTATTCTCCTCAAACCCCATCGATTCCATATCATTCTTTCTATATCTCTTCatgtttattctttttttttttttttttttgctcttTATCCTATATCCTTGAAAATACGAAGTTGTTATTTTTTGGTTATCtggtttatgagttttttttaatCTATTCAATTCGATATGTTTATTTCTTGAGAAAAGTGCAATTTAGTGTTTATGTACAACAATTTAAATTTGTCGGTATTGAACATTTGAAATTGCATATTAAGTGTTTGTGAAAATCTTCAATGAGGCttcatattttttgaaaataagttttgatGAACATGTGAAGTTTCATATTTTGATATGTAAGtttttttaccttttctttttgtAATTGATCTAGTGATCTTTTACGTGAATTTTTATGCTATGGGTCTATAAACGTAGTCTTGAAATTTTGCATGTTAAGTATTTGTGTAAAGTGCTCAGTAAGGATTTGAAATTGATAAAAAGAGGACacactcattttttttttttttttttttctgaattatCACTAGTTTGGTATATTATAGGAAATCTAGTTAGATCATAATGAATTATACGATAACTTTATCTATCTTTTTATGCACAATTTGAACTAATTTCCTAATTCCTATGTAAATTGTAAGCTTCGCATTTTTATACGGCTTTGTACATACACACCAAACACATGTATATTAGTGTGTacatttatatacatataaacatgttTGGAAGGAgaaatacacacaaaaatggaCAACTATAGCCTTATTTTTTAGTTTAAACTTATCACTTGATGTATTTATTTTCTTCAtgttttgatgattttgtttcACTTGTTGTTGATTTTTAAGAGAGTTATAGGTAATTTTTTTATGCTAGACTacatgtcacaactggaaattttgtgtcatgtaatctatacattcaagctaatgtgaatcaaaaacctaagaacatgattgacacctatgattatgacttcaaaagcttcaatcaaatacattatacaagtactacaaatagtcatcaaacaattggaaaccctagaagtccttgtttaagtccattttggactaggactcccttattggatccaaatggaccaataagcttccaatttgactaccatgggcttagaactctaattgggctctaattggacccacactaatttatttcaacactatgggccatgttgggcctagaatgaaataaattaaaagccttgatacaagaataacctaaactagtccaataaaaatataaaaatcctaccacattcttttaggcttaaaacatacccaaattaactctaatattgggcttaggggcaaaggcccacacttttcctttttccttccacattttcggcccaaggcccaaatccaagaaagagttgactttcaagtgacacctcataattaaccaaaggacttccatgcaacatatcacatacctccatgcaagtatcacttcatGGTCTATttctcccttctctctctctttcagccgaaaacacacacacacacaccacaaaaatctattccaaactctccaagtcttgaagaacaatcctccctcctccttcaaaaatttcgtgaatcaagggcttcacaaggaaaatccatcaccaaaaatcatcatctaaggtaagttgatgactaatccatgatctagctatttcattccatcaaaaacctcttctaaatctattccaacttgtgattatgcaccttagaagtcaccaaactcgagatctaccaaggaaaggtgctaaggccaaaaatcaccaagttttcttccatcttttcttccaaaaaccgaaaccacacacaaggtgagcttcataccccctattttttgtttttatgagttttggggggggggaatacaagtgaaagtgtagatctatatgtgttttgtatgccttgtatgatttccatgcttacatgtatgctataatgttggatctagccataaaacccctcaaaaccgagatatatcttatgttaaatgattttagcatcaaatatatttctacatacaaagtgtttcaagaaaaatagctaagtggtttagtaacaattttctttgggctaaaaacacaaattttgggcctaaaatgtgaaaaatacaaaattaagggcccaaattgacatatcacgaattctgatggatgaggtgtgccaaaacagtttcaataaaacaatttctggaaatttactcatttagaggattaaaaacataaatatcaagcttaatgggctaaaaatgacattttcggcccaatgaggcccattatgcgagattttctgttttggagggccaaaactgtatttttttgtaaaacagtggactataagtgttccaagtccttttcaaaggtttaaaatgctttttaaatttaaaaaggaccaaagttgcaaaaattttacaatttgggccaaaattgtcaaagttacgaaaaagaagggttataaccgagaaaactgcattttcagggacttaaactgttttctatgaaaaatatgctgaaaaatattaatttcaataatttttggtgttaaaatgtcaagaaaattgatttaaggaccaaaccggaaagtattcaattaaagggttgaaaaagtaaattttacaaacaatgaggggctgaaacagaaaactttcaaggctaattcaatacatgcaatttgatcaaacaatggtaccgcgactatcgacgaaatacaatacacaacaataccaaaatcgttgtgaaacgaattggttcggtctcgaaccaatgaaaatccgaaactactaacatggcgacactacgatacatacaaataacgtttgggaactcaaTTTACATgtgagtgtgcacagacgtctacgcaccatctttgggccccaaaagtgtaaaatcttgtttgttgggcctagctagcccaatgacctgatcttaaggcccgaagacattttttttctacgaagtgttgggtttcaccgacttggcacaacgtagagggactttcaatggcttgtatactactggtccccaagggtcctttggtattgctagtaaagtctacattttttgcgaggcgggtcggggacccctcgtacacatttttatccccaaccggctaatagagtcatcgaggtcttcgtgtcctctttctcttcggatgtgggacgacacgtagtcagggcggttggataacgtgattagtacggacgacgccctcgggatcgttagtatagctataaactggttgtttgtgtaatgcgtgtttgtagcaattaatcatgctaaaaaataatccaacgtcgcctgggaatgagactactcttttgcaatggtttcaacgtaacttcatggaattcaaagaattaggaaaacatcgggttttcctagggtttttcaatacatatcggattcgaaatgcatacaattttaatgaacaatttttacaagtatagaaacaaacaagcatacctatggatcttcacacctttttgactatactattttcagaaaatatcggattttctggtggttttcaaacaatacaaaacattggatttcaaaacactacttatgaactcaccaacatttcatatgttgacgtttttcaaaatacttgtattctcagggaaccagtgatacaaaggaaataatattcagtGGTGGCTTGCAGTTTATTGATGTACGAACCGAACAACTTATTTTTGGGagtgtaatgtttaaacaatgtatttcatgtaaacgctactggttgtactatattaatgcatggtgacgaatgttgttatgtttcatatatattcaatgttatggtattcaattgagtcacaacagcccccggacgtttccgccgtctggttcgggggtgtgacactacatATAGTGTATGTTTCTAACTATGGCAGATACATGAACAATTTATGTTCCTTTGAAAAGGATCCTACGGAGTTTTGGTTTTGGTCCCCTTAGTTCTAATGCTCGTGTTCCGCCCTTGCACATTGTCTTtgattttcttcaaaacacaagAATGACTGTTAGGTCTTGGCTGGAGCATGCTAAAACTCCTGTTAGGAAACCTCACTTACCTAATATCTCAAATGCATCCACACAAGATCACCTTCATGATAAACAACCAACTTGCGATGTTTATTGGCACAATCAACATACTGTTTATTATGCTTCTCAATCTATATTCGAAGCTATTTGTGAATATCTTTAATTTGACTCAACTGCTAATCACCTACAATGGCTAATGTAGCATCCCAAATTTCtagacaaatttttcatttttaaagctTAAAGTAAACAAGCCAAAATCATTCTCAAAATAAAATATAGATTATTAAATTGTTTTCATCATCAAAGACAAGTCAAAATATGAATGAAAGTTTTGCGGAAGTCAAAACACAACAATCTCTAAATGCGCTTACGTGCACTTTCCTTTGTTAGAAAaacaacctgaaaaacatttaacttAAAAACGTAATGACAAAGCTTAGTTAGTCCTAAAAGTACCACATAGATCATTGTAACAACTATACATACAATTTCAGACATCACGACCACTTTTGTGAGATCTAGTCACGACCACTTTCGTGACAAATAGTAACAACCACTTTCGTGATTAGCAGTTCACAACCACTTTCGTTGACCTCACCCCCTTTTGACATGTAGGCTCACaaccaaggttgtagaactcgttactcggtacctgttcggccgactaccgagtaacgagtactcgggagtactcggggagtactcagaTTTAGTCATTCatgtataaatatttttaatgaaattataattgtcaaaatcataagttaaaataaaagttgattgaaatatataacaaaattagatacacgTGAATACACCAAAattgaaaaacacataatggtctcacttcatgaataatttgtaacagcccagatttccaggcatctttattgtttatgattttggtgttttgagaggggactcggcgagttggagctcagactcgccgagtagggacgcgattctggacgcgggattcgcctggactcggcgagtccaggatatggactcggcgagtccgcgctgtttaatgaaaccctaatttctcgggtttgggacctattaaagggccttatggacgtcatttgtacccagcagtccatagagagaaaccctagagtgctttagcgatttgagagagagaggaagcatttcttgacctttgtgtattgtttagcaaagaagagggaggttctagccaagaggaagcaaaggaggttgctattctgtggatttgaagcttagatcatcgatctaaaggtatgaattcggctcatcttctgttttgtgaagtatatttgggtttagggtttcttgtggcctttgttgggttgatttgatggccaaatagtccctttctagtgatgaggctttggatctggatccatagaggtccagagagcctcattgatcaagctttatgaagaacaatggaggttatgaccttgagttgtgatatttgttgataattcttcatatatggacacatagaggttgtatgtacaccaagtttggggctttacgtgatgaatcagtctaggaaggccagatctatgaattgatagaacagatctgaccttagaagcgagtttgagtgattgcatggcatggactcgccgagtccgatgagcagactcggcgagtagcttgaagattgccttgattCGGCCaatgagtggtccagtcgagtcgtgggttgactcagtgagtcagggcgagtagggaagggtggtcaagaggactgagtcgagctgggacttgccgagttgttcttgagactcggcgagttgagtcggggtggccccgcgattcttccaggtgggactcgtcgagtcagggggagtactcgacgtgtaagaagggaatcctagagagttggtgaaaacatctagactcgccgagttgccctcgtgcactcgccgagtccggtcaaaattgaccgttgaccgttgaccgttgaccagagttgacctgtgttgacttcttagggatagtcaaccttagagataaaaagtgttaattagagacatatgatgttataggaggattatagctcggaggatcgggcacgagggatttcaggatttgtgagtcatcgagatacgcgaggtgagtcttctcactatactttaccttgagtaggtaaccagagttatgtgatagaggattgtatgctatatgttgtactgcattatttctatgtgattatgttgtgcatgtttacagagtcggaaccggaaggttcctagagttagaacctgagggttcacagagtttgggtgcacggacccatagagttatagcctcgagtggctaatatgtgttttatgtgtgctattttggggaactcactaagctttgtgcttacagtgttagtgttgttgtttcaggtactagcgatgaccgtgggaaggcgccggcttgatccgtacacacgcatgggattttgttatacatgtgatcttgggattttgtacaaTGTAAATTAGGATTTAAACttgatgattttatgaaaagttaatgggaagtgtttttataaattgtgaaaaattattttgaaatttacggtgttacaagttggtatcagagccttggtttgagggattcaagtacaccttcgggcgtatttgaactcaaactgaggatttgtgaTGTATatacaaaaagagtaaaagatttttgaaaaacgcagagcaagagatgtgtgtacgatcagtcagcgcccgaacggtgatttcccaaaatacctttatattatgtgatattgatattgatatgatgtatctgcatgctagagtaggctaggtattgctattaggactagagtggcctgatttgtgatgccttagcctagggagaggtgagctgctatgagatgcttgagagtgagtagatagcaACGAGGGGCTTATGaaagatctattagagagtggtctacgcatgaCAGAGTACTTGagacttgggatccgaagaggaggacttggagtgtattctggtgcggtgcggacagtagtattgggcccgtactactggaagcaccggagcggtatgcagcccaagtaagaatccttggaataccaagaatcaaggaggaaagagttgtcgagtgtgagtatgctcgtgtgGATTCTGATttttgtatgttgtatttcagaggtagatcatggtgaggacacgtttgatgcccgagagcagtggtaccagtgaggaggagatccgccgaatcatccaggaggaggtggctgcggccatcagggcggagataccggagatgtttgggtccataaagaccacactgattgagacgtttgatgagcgttatgccgctctttctgaggctgctgttgcagcggctaccgcagcgattgctgctgcgaggccgc of the Lactuca sativa cultivar Salinas chromosome 6, Lsat_Salinas_v11, whole genome shotgun sequence genome contains:
- the LOC111903343 gene encoding ethylene-responsive transcription factor ERN1, whose amino-acid sequence is MELNFQNNYEFSSSSSSSSKKGRFSSTNGRNSSRNKFVGVRQRPSGKWVAEIKNTTQKIRMWLGTFDTAEEAARAYDEAAYLLRGANARTNFIHHVPINSALSLKIRNLLNHKKCLRQNATAKNTTTTTTQTSTPVTPRRDSVSCTVQVNNAKKENFSSGYQGIEVFDDGYKPDLTNCTGSVEIGDSGGGFYYGLQSDLPFTTGNAFEGFNIGPISKKSDEDGESTSDFERMKVERQISASLYAMNGVNEYWDNVLHDCGDGGSYWDLPLLSQMFCPIT